From one Pecten maximus chromosome 8, xPecMax1.1, whole genome shotgun sequence genomic stretch:
- the LOC117332842 gene encoding uncharacterized protein LOC117332842 translates to MSLNTRTGFNIPLHTRTGFNMSLNTRTGFNMSLHTRTGFNMSLHTRTGFNIPLNTRTGFNMSLHTRTGFNIPLNTRTGFNIPLHTRTGFNIPLHTRTGFNMSLNTRTGFNIPLHTRTGFNIPLHTRTGFNIPLHTRTGFNIPLHTRTGFNIPLHTRTGFNMSLNTRTGFNIPLNTRTGFNMSLHTRTGFNMSLHTRTGFNMSPNTRTGFNMSPNTRTGFNMSLNTRTGFNIPLHTRTGFNMSLNTRTGFNMSLHTRTGFNMSLHTRTGFNIPLNTRTGFNMSLHTRTGFNIPLNTRTGFNIPLHTRTGFNIPLHTRTGFNIPLKTRTGFNMSLHTRTGFNMLLHTRTGFNMSLNTRTGFNMSLHTRTGFNIALNTRTGFNIPLNTRTGFNIPLHTRTGFNIPLNTRTGFNIPLNTRTGFNMSLHTRTGFNIPLHTRTGFNIPLNNRTGFNMSLHTRTGFNMLLHTRTGFNMSLHTWTGFNIQLHTRTGFNIPLNTRTGFNMSLHTRTGFNIPLHNPDRIQHATPHPDRIQHTTQHPDRSQHTTQDPDGIQHVTPHPDRIQHVTPHPDRIQHVSPHLDRIQHTTQHPDRIQHTTQHPDRIQHVTPHPDRIQHVTPHPDRIRILKESQP, encoded by the coding sequence ATGTCACTCAACACCCGGACAGGATTCAACATACCACTCCACACCCGGACAGGATTCAACATGTCACTCAACACCCGGACAGGATTCAACATGTCTCTCCACACCCGGACAGGATTCAACATGTCTCTCCACACCCGGACAGGATTCAACATACCACTCAACACCCGGACAGGATTCAACATGTCTCTCCACACCCGGACAGGATTCAACATACCACTCAACACCCGGACAGGATTCAACATACCACTCCACACCCGGACAGGATTCAACATACCACTCCACACCCGGACAGGATTCAACATGTCACTTAACACCCGGACAGGATTCAACATACCACTCCACACCCGGACAGGATTCAACATACCACTCCACACCCGGACAGGATTCAACATACCACTCCACACCCGGACAGGATTCAACATACCACTCCACACCCGGACAGGATTCAACATACCACTCCACACCCGGACAGGTTTCAACATGTCACTTAACACCCGGACAGGATTCAACATACCACTCAACACCCGGACAGGATTCAACATGTCACTCCACACCCGGACAGGATTCAACATGTCACTCCACACCCGGACAGGATTCAACATGTCCCCCAATACCCGGACAGGATTCAACATGTCCCCCAATACCCGGACAGGATTCAACATGTCACTCAACACCCGGACAGGATTCAACATACCACTCCACACCCGGACAGGATTCAACATGTCACTCAACACCCGGACAGGATTCAACATGTCTCTCCACACCCGGACAGGATTCAACATGTCTCTCCACACCCGGACAGGATTCAACATACCACTCAACACCCGGACAGGATTCAACATGTCTCTCCACACCCGGACAGGATTCAACATACCACTCAACACCCGGACAGGTTTCAACATACCACTCCACACCCGGACAGGATTCAACATACCACTCCACACCCGGACAGGATTCAACATACCACTCAAGACCCGGACGGGATTCAACATGTCACTCCACACCCGGACAGGATTCAACATGTTACTCCACACCCGGACAGGATTCAACATGTCACTCAACACCCGGACAGGATTCAACATGTCACTCCACACCAGGACAGGATTCAACATAGCACTCAACACCCGGACAGGATTCAACATACCACTCAACACCCGGACAGGATTCAACATACCACTCCACACCCGGACAGGATTCAACATACCACTCAACACCCGGACAGGATTCAACATACCACTCAACACCCGGACAGGATTCAACATGTCACTCCACACCCGGACAGGATTCAACATACCACTCCACACCCGGACAGGATTCAACATACCACTCAACAACCGGACAGGATTCAACATGTCACTCCACACCCGGACAGGATTCAACATGTTACTCCACACCCGGACAGGATTCAACATGTCTCTCCACACCTGGACAGGATTCAACATACAACTCCACACCCGGACAGGATTCAACATACCACTCAACACCCGGACAGGATTCAACATGTCACTCCACACCCGGACAGGATTCAACATACCACTCCACAACCCGGACAGGATTCAACATGCCACTCCACACCCGGACAGGATTCAACATACCACTCAACACCCGGACAGGAGTCAGCATACCACTCAAGACCCGGACGGGATTCAACATGTCACTCCACACCCGGACAGGATTCAACATGTTACTCCACACCCGGACAGGATTCAACATGTCTCTCCACACCTGGACAGGATTCAACATACCACTCAACACCCGGACAGGATTCAACATACCACTCAACACCCGGACAGGATTCAACATGTCACTCCACACCCGGACAGGATTCAACATGTCACTCCACACCCGGACAGGATTCGGATACTGAAGGAGAGTCAACCTTAA
- the LOC117332841 gene encoding uncharacterized protein LOC117332841, protein MSLNTRTGFNMSPNTRTGFNMSLHTRTGFNMSPNTRTGFNMSLHTRTGFNMSLHTRTGFNMSPNTRTGFNMSLNTRTGFNIPLHTRTGFNIPLHTRTGFNMSLHTRTGFNIPLHTRTGFNIPLNTRTGFNLPLHTRTGFNIPLNTRTGFNMSLHTRTGFNMSPNTRTGFNMSPNTRT, encoded by the coding sequence ATGTCACTCAACACCCGGACAGGATTCAACATGTCCCCCAATACCCGGACAGGATTCAACATGTCACTCCACACCCGGACAGGATTCAACATGTCCCCCAATACCCGGACAGGATTCAACATGTCACTCCACACCCGGACAGGATTCAACATGTCACTCCACACCCGGACAGGATTCAACATGTCCCCCAATACCCGGACAGGATTCAACATGTCACTCAACACCCGGACAGGATTCAACATACCACTCCACACCCGGACAGGATTCAACATACCACTCCACACCCGGACAGGATTCAACATGTCTCTCCACACCCGGACAGGATTCAACATACCACTCCACACCCGGACAGGATTCAACATACCACTCAACACCCGGACAGGATTCAACCTACCACTCCACACCCGGACAGGATTCAACATACCACTCAACACCCGGACAGGATTCAACATGTCACTCCACACCCGGACAGGATTCAACATGTCCCCCAATACCCGGACAGGATTCAACATGTCCCCCAATACCCGGACATGA